GCGGCACCACGTACGGCCCGACCGCGGCCGGGGTGAGGTCGACGGCGCGAATGCCGGCCTCGGCGTAGCGGGGCGCGTTGGCCCGGTGCACGCCCGCCGAGGTGGCCTCGAAGACGACGTCGGGCCGGTGGTTCTCCAGCAGCCAGTCCACGCCTTCGGCGCTGGCCTCCACACCCAGATCAACGGCCCGCTTGAGCCCAGCACTGCCCGGGTCGATGCCGATCATCCACCTGGGCTCGATGTGCGCGGATCTGGCCAGCTTGTGCAGCAGGTCCGTACCGATGTTGCCGGACCCAACGATCGCCGCCGTAGCTGTCCCGCCTCTCCGCGATTCACAGTGGTGGTTGCATTCAGGATCGATCTCGCGTTTCGCGGTTTCTTTTGGCTGATTCACGTCACGGTCCCCTGAGGTGCGGTTGAGGTGGACTCGGGTGGACATAGATCTGCGCATGCTCGTTCCCGTCTCCTTCCGGGAAGCCCTAGCACTCCGTCACGGCTGCGGCCCCGCTCACGGCCGGAACTCCAGGGAGACCGAACCGAGGTCGGTTCCTGCTGATCGGAAGTCGGCTCGGAACTCGTCTCCCGGGGTCACGTCGATCGCTCTGGTGCAGGAGCCCGGGAGGACGACGTTGCCCGCCCGGAGGCGGACGCCGTAGGCCGCTACCTTGCGGGCCAGCCAGGCCACCGCCGTCGCCGGGTTTCCCAGCACCGCGTCGGACCGGCCGCGCTCGATCGGTTCGCCGTTGCACAGCAGGGTCGCGTCGATCGCGCGGAGGTCCACGCCAGCCGGGTCGATGCGCTCGGCGCCGAGCGCGAAGCCCGCCGACGAGGCGTTGTCGGCGATGGTGTCCACCAGGCTGATCCGCCAGTCGGCGATCCGGCTGTCGATCAGCTCGATCGCGGGCACCAGCGCCTCGGTGCCCGCCAGCACGTCCGCTTCGGTGCACTCGGCGGGCAGGTCGGCGCCGAGCAGGAAGCCGATCTCCACCTCCACCCGCGGCACGCAGTAGCGGCTGATCGCGACGGGTTCGCCCTCGGTCAGCCGCATGCTCGCCAGCAGGTGGCCGTAGTCGGGTTCGGAGACGCCCATCATCTGCTGCATGACCGGCGAGGTCAGGCCGACCTTGTGCCCCACCACGGCTTCGTCGCGGCGCTGCACGTTGATCAGCTGGATCTGGTAGGCGTCCACCGCGTCGAGCTGCGGGTGGGTTTCCACCAGCGGCGGGATCGGGGCGCGGTGCACCTCGGCGTCCCAGAGCCGCTGCGCGATCTCGGTGCGCGCTTCAACGGTCAGCATCGGTCAGCTCCTTCACCGAGTGGAGTCCGGCGCGGCGGCCGGAGAAGACGCAGTCGGCCAGCGAGAGGCCGCTGATGTAGGAGTTCGAGCAGATCCCGACCGCCGACCGCCCGGCCGCGAACAGCCCGGCGACCGGGCCGCCGCGCTCGTCGAGCACCTGCCCGGTGGCCTCGTCGACGAGCAGGCCGCCGAGGGTCAGCACCGGGCACGGGTAGGCCGTGCTGGGCCGCACCGAGACGTCCAGCAGCGCGTACGGCGGCTGGTCGAGAACCTGCACGAAGTCCGCTGGTTTGCCCGTGGGATCCGGTTTTCCGTCGCGCGCGGCTTCGTTGTGGGTGTCCACTGTGGCCTTGAGCGCTGCCGGGTCGACGCCCGCCTTGCGCGCCGCGGCTTCGAGCGTGCCGCCGGTGGCCGCGGTGGCGAACAGGTATTCCGCCTGCATCCGCTGAAACCACACTGTCTGGGTGCGGATCTGGCGTTTGGCGGCGCTGCGCAGCCGGCTGTCGACCAGCAGCCAGGCACGTCCGCCGTGCTTGTCCACGATCGCCTGACCGTGCGCGGCGCCGTAGCGGGATTCGTCGCCAATGCGCGTGCCGTGCCGGTCGACGAGCAGCCCGGACAGCAGTGCGCTCGGCGGCGTGATGAACCGCCAGGCCGAGACGTGGTCCAGCTTCGCCGCGACACCGCCGACGCTCTCGCCCAGCCGGATGCCGCTGCCGTCGTCGCCCTGCGTCCCCAGCGGCAACCCCGCCCGGTAGGCCGGTGCGTGCCGCCGCATCATCTCGCGGTTGGACACGAAGCCGCCGGCCGCGATCACCACCGCGCGATCGGCGTGGATCCGCAGCGGTTCCGCGCGGCGTTCGAGCCGTTCAGCGCGCCGGTGCAGGCGGCGGGCCAGCTTCGGCACGTACAGCCCGGGCTTCGCCGCCACCCGGCTCACCGCCCGGTGCGCGCGAGCGGCGGCCCCGGTCAGCCGCTCGCAGTCCACGGTGCAGACCCGGCCGTCGGCGTCGACGACGAGTTCCTTCGCCCGCGTCTGGGTAAGCACCTGCACACCCGCCCGGCGCACCGCCGCTTCCAGCGCCGCGAAGAGCACCTTCCCGGAGGTACCGCGGCCTTTGGCGCGGTGGCCGCGCGGCGCGGGAGGTGCGGCGTCGCGGAAGCCGCCTGCGGCTTCGCTGCCCGAGTAGTAGAGGTAGTGCCGGTTGCTCGGGTAGGAGGTCTTGTACGGGCACAGGCTGCCTTCGAACGGCACGCCGTGCTGCGCCAACCAGGTGATCATCTCGGTGCTGCCCTCGCAGAAGCGGCGCAGCGTGTCCTCGGAGACCGCGTCGCCGACCTCCTGCCGCAGGTAGGCGAACATCGCCTCGGGCGAATCGGACACCCCGGCGGCGCGCTGCTCCCGCGTCCCGCCCCCGGCGTAGACCACGCCGCCGGACAGCGCGCTCGCGCCGCCACCGCCGAACCGGTCGAGCACCACCACGCGGGCTCCGGCGTGCGCCGCTTCCAGCGCCGCGCAGGCGCCGGCCGCACCGAACCCGATGATCACCACGTCGGCGTGCAACGTGCTGCGCTGGGCCATCGCAACCTCACCAGTTTGGAACAGGTTCTCTTTACGGCTTCGAGCGAACAAGTGCCTGATTTCTGGCTACACCATAGCGCCACTGGCGCAGAAATCTATAACATGTTTCAGTATGGATCGCGAGGTTGGTCGCGAGGAGGTGCGATGACCGCAGACAGGTTCGACGTCGTGGTGGTCGGCAGTGGAGCCGCAGGTATGGCGGCGGCGCTGACCGCAGCGCTGCACGGGCTGGACGCGGTGGTCGTGGACAAGGCCGCCAAGTTCGGCGGTTCCACGGCCCGGTCCGGCGGCGGCGTCTGGATACCCAACAACCACGTCCTGGCCCGCGCGGGCATCACCGACACCCCCGAGGCGGCTCGCAGCTACCTCGCCCACATCGTCGGCGACACCGTGAGCGCCGAGCGGCAGGAGGCGTTCCTGGACGCCGGGCCGCGGATGCTGGCCGAGCTGCTGCCGCGCACCCCGCTGCGCATGCGCTGGGTGCCGGGCTACTCCGACTACTACCCGGAAGCTCCCGGTGGCCGGCTCGGCGGGCGGTCCATCGAACCGGCGCCGCTCGACGGAGGGCTGCTCGGCGACCTGCTCGCCGACCTGGAGCCCGACTACGGCAAGGCACCGGCGAACCTGGTGGTCACCCAGGCCGACTTCCGCTGGCTGAACCTGCTCGTCCGCCACCCGCGCGGCCCCGTGCGCGCGGTGCGCGTCGGACTGCGCTGGCTGCTCTCCCGCGCGCTCCGCCGCCGCATGCTCGGCCGAGGCCAGGCGCTGGCCGCCGGGCTGCGGGCCGGGCTGCGCGATGCCGGGGTCCCGGTGTGGCTGAACACGCCGCTGATCGACCTCCAGCAGGAGGGCGACCGGGTGACCGGCGTGGTCGTGGAACGCGACGGCGAGCGCCGGACGCTGACCGCGCGGCGCGGGATCGTGCTGGCGGCAGGCGGTTTCGAGCACAACGAGGTGATGCGCAAGCAGCACCAGCGCGATCCGATCGGCACCGAGTGGACCGTCGGCGCCAAGGCCAACACCGGCGATGCGATCCTCGCCGCCCAGCGGCTCGGCGCGGCCGTCGAGCTGATGGACGACGCGTGGTGGGGCCCGTCGGTCCCGCTGCCCGGCGGGCCGTGGTTCTGCCTGGCCGAACGCACGCTGCCGGGCTGCATCCTGGTCAACGGCGACGGCGAGCGGTTCGCCAACGAGGCCGCGCCCTACGTCGACGCGGTGCACGCGATGTACGGACCGGGCGACGGGCCGGCGCGCAACATGCCGACCTGGCTGATCGCCGACCAGCGCTACCGGAACCGGTACATGTTCGCCGGGCTCGGCCCGCGGCAGCCGTTCCCGGGCCGCTGGTACAAGCACGGCGCGATCCAGCGCGCCTCGACGCTCGAGAAGCTGGCCGAGCGCATCGACGTTCCGGCCGCCGCGCTGCGCCGCACCGTCGAGCGGTTCAACGGGTTCGCGCGCGACGGCGTCGATGCGGACTTCCAGCGCGGTGCCAGCGGCTACGACCACTACTACGGAGATCCGCGCAACAAACCCAACCCCAGCCTGGGCGCTCTGGAGGTCGCACCGTTCTACGCGGTGAAGATCGTGCCGGGCGATCTGGGGACCAAAGGCGGGCTGGCCACCGACGTGCACGCACGCGTGCTGCGCGAGGACGGCACGCCCATCGAAGGCCTCTACGCGGCGGGCAACACCAGCGCCGCCGTGATGGGCCACACCTACGCGGGCCCGGGCGCGACGCTCGGCCCGGCGATGACGTTCGGATACCTCGCCGCGCGGCACCTGGCGTCCGGCGCGGAACGAGCGGGAGGGACGAGATGACCGCGGCAAGCAACGACGAAGTGCGCACCATCGACGTCGGCACACCACCCACCAGGTTCGCGCGCGGCTGGCACTGCTTCGGCCTCGCCGAGCAGTTCAAGGACGGGCAGCCGCACGCGGTGGAGGCGTTCGGCACGAAACTCGTGGTGTTCCAGGGCGAGGACGGCGCGCTCAACGTGCTCGACGCCTACTGCAGGCACATGGGCGGCGACCTCAGCCAGGGCTCGGTGAAGGGCAACGCGATCGCCTGCCCGTTCCACGACTGGCGCTGGTCGGGCAACGGCCGCTGCGCCGGAATCCCCTACGCCAAGCGGATCCCGCTGCGCGCCCGCACCCGCGCGTGGCTGGCGATGGAGCGCAACAAGCAGCTGTTCGTCTGGAACGACCCGCAGGGCAACCCGCCGCCGGAGCACGTGACCATCCCGGAGCTGCCCGAGGTCGACTCCGGCGAGTGGAGCAACTGGACCTGGGACACCGTGCGCATCGAGGGTTCCCACTGCCGCGAGATCGTGGACAACGTGGTGGACATGGCGCACTTCTTCTACATCCACTTCGCGTTCCCGACGTACTTCAAGAACGTCTTCGAGGGCCACGTCGCCACCCAGTACCTGAACACCAAGGGCCGGCCGGACATCGGCGCGGGCAGCTACTCCGGCGAGGAGAACCAGGTCCGCTCGGAAGCATCCTACTACGGTCCGTCGTACATGATCGACCGGTTGTGGAACGAGTACAAGGGCTTCACCATCGAGACGATCCTGATCAACTGCCACTACCCGATCACCGCGGACTCCTTCGTGCTGCAGTGGGGCGTGCTGGTCAAGAAGCTGCCCGGGCTCTCCGACGCCGACGCCGACAAGCTGGCCGCCAAGATCGCCAAGAACACCGGCGTCGGGTTCCTGCAGGACGTGGAGATCTGGCGGAACAAGACCCGCATCGACAACCCGCTGCTGTGCGAGGAGGACGGTCCGGTCTACCAGCTGCGCCGCTGGTACGACCAGTTCTACGTGGACGTCGAGGAGGTCACCGACGACATGGTGGCGCGCTTCGAGTTCGAGGTGGACACCTCGCGGGCCAACGAGGTGTGGGAGCGCGAGGTCGCCGAGAACCTGGCGCGCAAGGAGGCGCAGAGCTGATGTCCAGCTGGGCCAAGGCACCCGACCTCGCCGACCGACCGCACCAGCGCGCCGCGGTGCGCGAGGGCACGGTCGCCGACCGGGACGCCTACCTGCGCGAGGGTCTGCGCCCGGTCGAGTGCGAGCGGTGCGCGGCTCGGGTGCTGGCGAAGAAGAACAGCCCGCAGCACACCAGCGTCCAGTGGAGCGCCGAGAGCACCCGCCAGTGCGCGGTGTTCGCCTCCCGCGCTCCCGGCGAGGTCGTGGAATGCTGCCCCGACCTGCAGCGCAGCATCGCCGCAGCGGCCGGCGACGGCCGGCTGCCGCCGTCCTGACGCAACTTCAATGGAAATCAGGTCCCCGATTTCAATTGAAATCTCATGTCCGATTTCAATTGAAATCGCGGTGTTCAGCCAGAGGAGCCAGTGATGCCTGAGCCTGCTCGGTTGCGGGTCGTCGCGGTAGTCGAGGAGACGAGCGAGAGCCGCTCGTTGGTGTTCGAGGCGCCGGAGGGCTGGTCCTACCGGCCCGGCCAGTTCCTCACGCTGCGGATTCCCAGCGACCGCACCGGATCCGTCGCGCGCAGCTACTCGCTGTCCAGCTCACCGCACGTGGACGACGCGCTGCAGGTCACGGTGAAGCGCGCCGGGTACGGGTCGAACTGGTTGTGCGACAACGTGACCGCGGGGTCCGAAGTGGACGTCCTGCCGCCGTCGGGCGCGTTCGTCCCGGGCTCGCTGGACGCCGATGTGCTGCTGCTGGCCGCGGGCAGCGGCATCACACCGGTGATGTCCATCGCGAAGTCCGTGCTGGCGGCGGGCACCGGGCGGATCGCGCTGATCTACGCCAACCAGCACCAGGACGCGGTCATCTTCGACGCCGAGCTGCGGGAGCTGGTGGCGCGGCACCCGGAGCGCCTGCTGGTCGTGCACTGGCTGGAGTCGGTCCAGGGCCTGCCGACGGCCCCGGCCCTGCGCGAGCTGGCCCGGCCGTTCGCCGATCGCGAGTGCTTCGTGTGCGGCCCGGGCGGCTTCATGGACACCGCCGAGGAAGCGCTGCGCGAGCTGGAGATCCCCCGCGCGAGAACCCACATCGAGCGCTTCGTCTCCCTCAAGCGCAACCCGTTCGAGCGCAAGAAGCGCACCGAGCAGATCGCCCCGGAGGAGACGACCGCTGCGGGCGGCGACGCGACGGTCGAGCTCGACCTCGACGGCAAGCACCACAAGCTCCGCTGGCCCCGCCAGCAGCGCCTGCTCGACGTCCTCCTGGACAACGGCGTGGCAGCCCCGTTCTCCTGCCGGGAAGGAGCCTGCAGCGCCTGCGCCTGCCGGATCGACCGGGGCGAGGTCAAGATGCTGCAGAACTCCGTCCTGGAGCAGGAGGACCTGGACGAGGGGATCATCCTCGCCTGCCAATCCCTCCCCATCACCGACGAGATCCACATCTCCTACGAGTAACCCGATCAGCTGCCCAGGTGGAGATCACCTGATCAGGCCGGTGGGATGTTGTGGTTGAGGCGGAAGGTGTTGGTCGGGTCGTAGGCCGACTTGAGGGCTCGCAGGCGGGCGTAATCGGGTGCGTCGTAGGCGGCCCGGACGTCTTCGGGGTTGGCGCTGCCGCCGGCGAGGAAGTTGAGGCAGCGACCACCGGTGGACCAGCGGCGCATCTCGCCCATCGCGTGGTTCTGCAGGGTGGTGGCCGCGTCGACCGTGTTCTCGTCGACCTTCGAGTTCAGGCCGAGGACGTAGGCCGCGTCCCGGTTGCCGACGCAGTTCGCGGCCGGCCAGGACAGGGCACCGCCGAGGTGGCGCACCTCGACCACGCACCGCTGCGGCGCTCCGGGGCCCACCAGGTCCAGCAGGGTCTTGATCGCCGCGTCGTCGAAGTCCCGCAGCATCGCGTTGGTCGTCACGTACGGCATCGGCTGCGTCGGGTCGTTGCAGATCGTGCCGGCCTCGCGGTACGGCATCACCCGCACCGAATCGATCAGCCGCGGCCCGACCGCGCGCAGCGGCTCGACCAGCCGCTCTCCCTCTTCCGGGTCGCCGGCGTGGGCGATGCGCACGTGCGCGACGTGGCGTCCGCGCAGCGGC
This portion of the Saccharopolyspora antimicrobica genome encodes:
- a CDS encoding 2-keto-4-pentenoate hydratase, encoding MLTVEARTEIAQRLWDAEVHRAPIPPLVETHPQLDAVDAYQIQLINVQRRDEAVVGHKVGLTSPVMQQMMGVSEPDYGHLLASMRLTEGEPVAISRYCVPRVEVEIGFLLGADLPAECTEADVLAGTEALVPAIELIDSRIADWRISLVDTIADNASSAGFALGAERIDPAGVDLRAIDATLLCNGEPIERGRSDAVLGNPATAVAWLARKVAAYGVRLRAGNVVLPGSCTRAIDVTPGDEFRADFRSAGTDLGSVSLEFRP
- a CDS encoding FAD-binding protein; translation: MAQRSTLHADVVIIGFGAAGACAALEAAHAGARVVVLDRFGGGGASALSGGVVYAGGGTREQRAAGVSDSPEAMFAYLRQEVGDAVSEDTLRRFCEGSTEMITWLAQHGVPFEGSLCPYKTSYPSNRHYLYYSGSEAAGGFRDAAPPAPRGHRAKGRGTSGKVLFAALEAAVRRAGVQVLTQTRAKELVVDADGRVCTVDCERLTGAAARAHRAVSRVAAKPGLYVPKLARRLHRRAERLERRAEPLRIHADRAVVIAAGGFVSNREMMRRHAPAYRAGLPLGTQGDDGSGIRLGESVGGVAAKLDHVSAWRFITPPSALLSGLLVDRHGTRIGDESRYGAAHGQAIVDKHGGRAWLLVDSRLRSAAKRQIRTQTVWFQRMQAEYLFATAATGGTLEAAARKAGVDPAALKATVDTHNEAARDGKPDPTGKPADFVQVLDQPPYALLDVSVRPSTAYPCPVLTLGGLLVDEATGQVLDERGGPVAGLFAAGRSAVGICSNSYISGLSLADCVFSGRRAGLHSVKELTDADR
- the kstD gene encoding 3-oxosteroid 1-dehydrogenase, whose translation is MTADRFDVVVVGSGAAGMAAALTAALHGLDAVVVDKAAKFGGSTARSGGGVWIPNNHVLARAGITDTPEAARSYLAHIVGDTVSAERQEAFLDAGPRMLAELLPRTPLRMRWVPGYSDYYPEAPGGRLGGRSIEPAPLDGGLLGDLLADLEPDYGKAPANLVVTQADFRWLNLLVRHPRGPVRAVRVGLRWLLSRALRRRMLGRGQALAAGLRAGLRDAGVPVWLNTPLIDLQQEGDRVTGVVVERDGERRTLTARRGIVLAAGGFEHNEVMRKQHQRDPIGTEWTVGAKANTGDAILAAQRLGAAVELMDDAWWGPSVPLPGGPWFCLAERTLPGCILVNGDGERFANEAAPYVDAVHAMYGPGDGPARNMPTWLIADQRYRNRYMFAGLGPRQPFPGRWYKHGAIQRASTLEKLAERIDVPAAALRRTVERFNGFARDGVDADFQRGASGYDHYYGDPRNKPNPSLGALEVAPFYAVKIVPGDLGTKGGLATDVHARVLREDGTPIEGLYAAGNTSAAVMGHTYAGPGATLGPAMTFGYLAARHLASGAERAGGTR
- a CDS encoding Rieske 2Fe-2S domain-containing protein codes for the protein MTAASNDEVRTIDVGTPPTRFARGWHCFGLAEQFKDGQPHAVEAFGTKLVVFQGEDGALNVLDAYCRHMGGDLSQGSVKGNAIACPFHDWRWSGNGRCAGIPYAKRIPLRARTRAWLAMERNKQLFVWNDPQGNPPPEHVTIPELPEVDSGEWSNWTWDTVRIEGSHCREIVDNVVDMAHFFYIHFAFPTYFKNVFEGHVATQYLNTKGRPDIGAGSYSGEENQVRSEASYYGPSYMIDRLWNEYKGFTIETILINCHYPITADSFVLQWGVLVKKLPGLSDADADKLAAKIAKNTGVGFLQDVEIWRNKTRIDNPLLCEEDGPVYQLRRWYDQFYVDVEEVTDDMVARFEFEVDTSRANEVWEREVAENLARKEAQS
- a CDS encoding ferredoxin--NADP reductase is translated as MPEPARLRVVAVVEETSESRSLVFEAPEGWSYRPGQFLTLRIPSDRTGSVARSYSLSSSPHVDDALQVTVKRAGYGSNWLCDNVTAGSEVDVLPPSGAFVPGSLDADVLLLAAGSGITPVMSIAKSVLAAGTGRIALIYANQHQDAVIFDAELRELVARHPERLLVVHWLESVQGLPTAPALRELARPFADRECFVCGPGGFMDTAEEALRELEIPRARTHIERFVSLKRNPFERKKRTEQIAPEETTAAGGDATVELDLDGKHHKLRWPRQQRLLDVLLDNGVAAPFSCREGACSACACRIDRGEVKMLQNSVLEQEDLDEGIILACQSLPITDEIHISYE